A region from the Prevotella melaninogenica genome encodes:
- a CDS encoding redoxin domain-containing protein, whose product MKRILLAVVSVFLMSASVAFAQTTNVEQTKDLDAKYATNMLKPGTRAPEFKLKTYDAKEIKLSQYRGSYVVLDFWASWCPDCRRDIPAMKALYEQFRDYGVQFIGISFDTDREVWAKTYWGKYQMYWTQVSELKKFRKNTVIDKLYKIDWIPSMYLVDPDGKIVMGTVEIDKLKAKLESLPLAPQVSKTEVLPTFDGGEEAIKNYFAQSQRRSIQSFRSKVQAEMTVVFNVEMDGTVTGARVVEVKNVKGTSKHFMKMDAEKQKRVLANCVEYYKEQAVRLTNNMPKWNPATQNGRPVKSKTTVNVVFQ is encoded by the coding sequence ATGAAAAGAATTCTTTTAGCTGTTGTCAGTGTATTTCTTATGTCCGCATCAGTGGCTTTTGCACAGACAACAAACGTTGAACAAACTAAGGATTTAGATGCTAAGTATGCCACAAATATGCTGAAGCCAGGCACACGTGCGCCTGAGTTTAAGTTGAAGACATACGATGCTAAGGAAATAAAGTTGAGTCAATATCGTGGTAGTTACGTAGTATTGGACTTCTGGGCAAGCTGGTGTCCAGACTGTCGTCGTGATATTCCTGCAATGAAAGCCCTTTACGAGCAGTTCCGTGACTATGGGGTACAGTTTATTGGAATCTCTTTTGATACCGACCGTGAGGTCTGGGCAAAGACCTATTGGGGCAAATACCAGATGTACTGGACACAGGTCAGCGAACTAAAGAAGTTCAGAAAGAATACTGTTATCGATAAGTTGTATAAGATTGATTGGATTCCTTCAATGTATCTCGTTGACCCAGATGGCAAGATTGTCATGGGAACAGTGGAGATTGACAAACTGAAAGCAAAGTTAGAATCGCTTCCACTTGCCCCACAGGTAAGTAAAACGGAGGTGCTTCCTACCTTTGACGGTGGCGAAGAGGCTATTAAGAACTATTTTGCACAGAGTCAGCGTCGCAGCATTCAGTCATTCCGTTCAAAGGTACAGGCTGAGATGACCGTTGTTTTCAATGTTGAGATGGATGGCACTGTAACTGGTGCTCGTGTCGTTGAGGTAAAGAACGTGAAGGGTACAAGCAAGCACTTCATGAAGATGGATGCTGAAAAACAGAAGCGGGTGTTGGCTAATTGTGTTGAATACTATAAAGAGCAGGCTGTCCGTCTTACTAACAATATGCCTAAGTGGAACCCTGCTACGCAGAATGGTCGCCCTGTAAAGAGTAAGACAACTGTAAATGTTGTCTTCCAGTAA
- a CDS encoding DUF6646 family protein gives MMKYVEKRCFYQCLLLFVCLLCVPRSAQAQAWDGEGDVKVYGGYANVGGKSGFELGTDYALSDFVSLGGQITYVSVKKHDDGHNSFLVGYDLSLMGNYHWAEVLKLPSVLDIYTGASVGLRTGGLQAGVRYNFSETFGLYGQVRQNLFKTFGDDEDYGPIYQGKTALSLGMTITF, from the coding sequence ATGATGAAGTATGTAGAGAAACGCTGTTTCTACCAGTGCCTTCTGCTGTTTGTCTGCCTGCTTTGCGTTCCCCGTAGCGCACAGGCACAGGCGTGGGACGGAGAAGGTGATGTGAAAGTTTATGGCGGTTATGCCAATGTCGGGGGTAAGTCGGGCTTTGAGTTGGGAACTGATTATGCGCTCAGTGATTTTGTTTCTTTAGGTGGTCAGATAACTTATGTCTCCGTCAAAAAGCATGATGATGGGCATAATAGTTTCCTGGTGGGCTATGACCTCAGCCTTATGGGTAATTATCATTGGGCGGAAGTGCTGAAGCTGCCATCCGTATTAGATATCTACACGGGTGCTTCTGTCGGTTTGCGAACAGGTGGTTTGCAGGCTGGTGTGCGTTATAACTTCAGTGAGACATTCGGACTCTATGGGCAGGTGCGGCAAAACCTCTTCAAAACCTTTGGTGATGACGAGGATTATGGACCTATCTATCAAGGGAAGACTGCCCTCTCTTTGGGTATGACCATCACATTCTGA
- a CDS encoding ABC transporter ATP-binding protein — protein sequence MLNKIKKLFQIPETHYTSKEIFRWLWIAWRGNRKQAVLNALIGVLSVVVSLATVWAVQHAIDVASHAKEGSIYTAVSIMGALILCDFALNIASVWVRNLLGIKAQNRMQQRMLDRILRSEWNGKERHHSGDVLNRLEFDVANVVSFLTETIPSSISTLAMFLGAFFYLLSMDWRLAIIIVVMIPLFVLISKVYVRQMRRLTREVRNSDSKVQSVLQETIQHRMLIKILESDEMIVGKLEGTQRELRRKVVRKTKFSVFSNLVLNFGFAFGYLVAFTWAALRMSAHSLTFGGMTAFLQLVNKIQNPARQLTKLVPAFVSVFTAAERLMELEENPLEEQGEPIELAGPCGIRLNHVDYRYDDGEREILKNLDFDFYPGSCTAILGETGAGKTTLVRMLLALLKPNKGSVEIYNEKESKELTPLMRTNFVYVPQGNTLLSGTIRENLLLGKVDATEEEMIAVLKKSCADFVFHLPLGLDTLCSEQGGGLSEGQAQRIAIARSLLRDRNIMIFDEATSALDPQTERELLKNILSNHDKTVIFITHRPAVVDYCDQTLTIEKIQ from the coding sequence GATCGCCTGGCGTGGTAATCGTAAACAGGCAGTATTGAATGCTTTAATAGGTGTTCTCAGTGTTGTAGTTTCTTTGGCAACGGTTTGGGCTGTTCAGCATGCCATTGATGTGGCTTCTCATGCCAAAGAGGGTAGTATCTATACGGCAGTGAGCATCATGGGGGCTTTGATACTCTGTGATTTTGCATTGAATATAGCCTCTGTGTGGGTAAGAAACCTACTGGGTATCAAGGCTCAGAACCGTATGCAACAGCGAATGCTCGACCGTATTCTGCGTTCAGAGTGGAACGGCAAGGAGCGGCATCATAGTGGTGACGTATTAAATCGATTGGAGTTTGATGTTGCCAATGTGGTAAGTTTCCTTACAGAAACGATACCAAGTTCCATCTCAACATTGGCAATGTTCCTCGGAGCTTTCTTCTATTTGTTATCGATGGATTGGCGACTTGCCATTATCATTGTCGTTATGATTCCTCTGTTTGTCCTCATTAGTAAGGTTTATGTACGTCAGATGAGACGCCTGACACGTGAGGTCCGCAACTCTGACTCAAAGGTGCAGAGTGTGTTACAAGAAACAATTCAACATCGAATGCTCATTAAGATACTTGAAAGTGACGAGATGATTGTGGGGAAGTTAGAGGGCACACAACGCGAATTGCGCCGTAAGGTAGTGCGTAAAACGAAGTTCTCTGTTTTCTCTAACCTCGTCTTGAACTTTGGTTTTGCCTTTGGTTATCTTGTTGCTTTTACGTGGGCAGCCCTTCGCATGTCGGCTCATTCGCTGACTTTTGGTGGTATGACAGCTTTCTTACAGTTGGTAAATAAGATTCAGAATCCTGCTCGTCAATTAACTAAATTAGTACCTGCTTTTGTCTCAGTCTTCACTGCTGCCGAGCGATTGATGGAGTTAGAGGAGAATCCTTTAGAGGAACAAGGCGAGCCGATAGAACTCGCTGGTCCTTGTGGTATTCGTCTGAATCACGTCGACTATCGTTATGATGATGGAGAACGAGAAATCTTAAAGAACCTTGACTTCGACTTCTATCCAGGCTCTTGTACTGCTATTCTTGGCGAGACTGGTGCTGGAAAGACCACGCTTGTGCGTATGTTGCTTGCCTTGTTGAAGCCTAATAAGGGCTCAGTAGAGATTTACAATGAAAAGGAAAGCAAGGAGTTGACACCGCTGATGCGTACCAATTTTGTCTATGTTCCTCAAGGTAACACGCTCCTTAGCGGTACAATCCGTGAAAACTTACTACTCGGTAAGGTCGATGCAACGGAAGAAGAGATGATTGCTGTACTTAAGAAGAGTTGTGCTGACTTTGTTTTCCACTTACCTTTGGGACTTGATACGCTTTGTTCAGAGCAGGGAGGAGGACTCAGTGAGGGACAGGCACAACGTATTGCCATAGCCCGTTCGCTGTTGCGTGACCGTAATATTATGATATTTGATGAGGCTACGTCAGCTCTCGATCCGCAGACAGAACGTGAACTTTTGAAGAATATACTCTCCAATCACGATAAAACGGTGATTTTTATTACCCATCGTCCAGCTGTTGTTGACTATTGTGACCAGACGTTGACCATAGAAAAAATACAATAA